AGTCGTATATTCTGTACACGATGCCATACGCTATCGGTATAGCTTTTTCCATCCACTACACGTGTTCTGGTTGAGTCCAGCAGGTATTTACGGGGGATGATCACAGCATCGGCACTTACGTATTTCATCACGAAGTAGCCTGTCAGGGGAATCAGGATCGCCACGCAAAGGGCCAACAGCGCTTTTTTATTCATACCTCTCGGTTATCTGGTATCCAAAATAACACATCCCGCCACAGAGCGGGATGGTCAAAAATATATTAAATAAGAAACTACTTTCTGCTAGATCCCTTATTCAGCATGGTGAGCTGGCTTTTCATCGGCGTGTTGCTCATGGGTGGTATCATGTTTTCCATGACCTTCATGTGCAGGAGCTGCCAGTGTTGCCTTTTCTACGTGATAAGGATCGTATTTCTCTCTCAGGTTCTTATAGGAATTGCCATCCGCAAGGAACGCAATAATAAACCATATAAACAGGAACAACGGAATAATAATCGTTAAAATCATATTGCGCAGTTCATGTTTCAGGTGCATGAAATAACCTACGATGTACATCGCTTTCCACATCATGAGCACGACGATCACTCCTTTAAGGAAATGTTTAAAGAAGCCGTCGCTGAGTTCAGCTTTATACATATAGAAACCGATCGCCAGCTCGACAATTGTGAGGATGCTGAGGTATATGGTGATACGCTTTATTTCTTTCGTTCCTCCGCCTGCGTGTTCTTCGTGGTGTACAGATACAGTATTGTCCATTATATAATTTTTTTAGCGTGCGTTAAAATTCAATGCTCTGTTATACTACTTAAATAAGGTAGAAACAGGTAAATACGAATACCCAAACCAGGTCTACAAAGTGCCAGTACAAGCCAGCTTTTTCGATCATCAGGTAGTGACCTCTTTTTTCGAACTTGTCGTTAAGGGTCATGATGAGCATGATGATATTGATAACCACGCCAGACAACACGTGGAAACCGTGGAATCCGGTGATGGTAAAGAAGAAGTTGGTAAAGTTGGTAGTAGCAACCGTTCCGTCTGCGTTAGGGAAGGGGTTACGTCCCCACCATGCACCTTCGTGGAACAGGTGCGTCCATTCCCAGGCCTGGCAGCTTAAGAAGGCCAGACCACCGATGATCGTCCATATCAGGTTTTTAACTACACCTTTTTTATCCATATTATGTCCTGCATGAACGGCGAGAACCATTGTTACAGAACTAATGATAAGGATGAACGTCATTAAGCTTACGAACAACAGCGGGAAACCGGCGCCTAATCCCGGGAAGGAATTGAACACGTGGTTAGGGTCGGGCCATCCGATGGTGGCAAAACGGGTTGTACCGTAGGCAATAAGGAAGGCACCAAAAGTAAAGGCATCACTCATTAAGAAGTACCACATCATAACTTTGCCGTACTCCACGTTGAAAGGGCTCCTACCGCCACCCCACCATTTGGTTCCTGTTGAAACTGTTGTTGTTGCCATTTTCGTTCAAAAAATTTCGTTCACAAATTTAATATAACACTTATGCTACCCAGCTGAAAAAGATGAAAAGGTAAATCCAAAGCAGGTCTACGAAATGCCAGTAGGTGCTCACAATTTCTACCGGTACGCTGCTGTATTGCCTATTCTTAACGCTGAAAGCTCTTATAAAAACTACCAATAATGCTACCACTCCTCCCAATACGTGCAATACGTGGAGGCCGGTGATGATACCCAGGAAAGAGGCAGATGCGTTACTGCCGATGCCAAATAACTGGATACCGCTTTTATGAAGCGCATCGAAGCCTACAAACTGTAAAGCGGAAAACAACAGGCCTAATAGCAGGGTCATCGTTATCATCAGCTTGTAACGTTTCAGGTCACGGGCTTTGAAGGCTGTAACGGACAAGTGCATTGTAGCACTACTCACAAGTATTACGATGGTAGAATACCAGAAAACAGGGGGGAGTTTAAACACCAGCCAGTTGGCCTGTGCGCTTTTCACCACATAAGCACTGGTTAAGCCTGCAAACATCATAATGATGCTTCCCATGGCAACCCATAAGGTGAACTTATGCGGATGTATCCTGTTTTTTCCTGTACCCACTGTACTCATATTTATTGCGTCCATTCTTTAATGTATTTTATCTGCCAGTAATACGAGGAACACTATCGGCAAATAGATGTAACTACTGAACATCACCCGTCTTGCAGCTTTCGCATCCATAGCAGCATATAACCTCAAACATTGCACCACAAGAAAGAGATTACATACCAATACCAGCCAGAAACTCAGATTCCCTGAAATACCGAAGTAGTAGGGTAACATACCCATGGGAATCATCAGCACTGCATACATAACACATTGTATAGCAGTGAATTTTGTTGGTCCTTTGTCAGCCGGCAGCAGTTTAAATCCTGCTTTGCTATAATCGCCATGCGCCACCCAGGCTATTGCCCAGAAATGGGGGAATTGCCAGAGGAACTGGATACCAAACAAGATCCAGCCGCCTGCGCCAAAATCATCATTTCCGGCTACCCAGCCGATGAGGCAGGGTAAAGCTCCGGGAAAAGCGCCTACCAATACTGCTATAGAGCTCACCTTTTTTAAAGGTGTATAGATAAAAGCGTATAAAAAGAGACTAAAGGCAGATAACAGCGCCGACGACAGGTTGAAGTAATAATACATCATGATCACCCCTGCCGCGCCAGCTATGATCGCGAAAGTGTATGCCTCTGTTGCAGACATACGCCCTGCCGCCACCGGGCGTGTAGCGGTACGTTTCATTACAGCGTCGGTATCTTTCTCCACGGCCTGGTTGATGGCATTTGCACTGCCTGTGACCAGCATTCCGGCTACGAAAAGCAGGATGATCATGGTCCAGTCATACTCTACCACTTTTGGCGCGAGCAGGTAACAGATCACGCAGGAAAATACCACGGTGAAGCTTAGTGTAAACTTCATCAGCAGCGAATAATCCTTCAATTTCGCGCGCCACCCCTGCTTGCTATGAGCTCCCTCTGCTGTCATTACGTACGGCATCGTCTTTCTAAAAATGATGCCCTGACTTCTCAGGGCATCAGGTATTGTTTAGATCAGTTATTAATGTGATGTTTCGTTGTCGCCCACTGGTTCTGTTTGTGCTATGTGGTCAACACCGTCCTTACCATAGTCGTACGCCCAACGGTGTACTTCCGGGATTTCGCCGGGCCAGTTGCCGTGACCTGGGCGGATAGGTGTAGTCCATTCCAATGTATTTGAGCTCCAAGGGTTCAACGTTGTTACTTTTCTTCCTTTAAAGATAGAGTAGAAGAAGTTAAACAGGAAGAAGAACTGTGCGGCAAATACAATGATCACCACAGTGCTGATAAACCTGTTCAGTTCTACGAACTGTTTGAAGCTTTCCCAAACACCATAATCGTAGTAACGGCGTGGCATACCTGCCAGACCTTCGTAGTGCATAGGCCAGAAGATGAGGTAAGCGCCTACGAGTGTTATCCAGAAATGCACGTAAGACAGCGTATTGTTCATGAAGCGTCCGTACATTTTAGGGAACCAGTGGTAAACACCTGCGAACATACCGAACATAGAGGCCACACCCATTACAATGTGGAAGTGTGCAATTACGAAATAAGTATCATGCAGGTGAATATCGAGTGCCGAGTTACCGAGCCAGATACCTGTTAAACCACCGGAGATGAACAGGCTCACGAAACCGATCGCGAACATCATTGCCGGGGTAAAGCGGATATTACCTCTCCATAATGTAGTCAACCAGTTGAACACCTTGATGGCGGAAGGAACCGCGATCAGGAGGGTAAGTAATACGAATATGGAGCCTAAGAACGGATTCAACCCGGTTACGAACATGTGGTGTGCCCACACGAGGAACGCCAGTACTGCAATCGCGAACATAGAACCGATCATGGCCATATAGCCGAAGATAGGTTTACGTGCGTTGGTTGACATTACCTCGGAAGCGATACCCATTGCAGGAAGCAGGATGATATATACTTCGGGGTGACCCAGGAACCAGAATAAGTGCTGGTAAAGGATAGCGCTACCGCCTTCATTTGGTAAAGCACCTACGCCATTGATAAAGATATCGGACAGGTAGAAGCTGGTACCGAAGTTACGGTCGAATATCAAGAGGATAAACCCGGAGAATAATACAGGGAAAGACAATACACCGAGAACAGCTGTAAAGAACAGCGCCCAGATGGTGAGTGGCAGCCTGATCATGCTCATACCTTTGGTACGCATGTTCAGGATAGTAGCAATGTAGTTAAGACCTGCCAGCAGCTGTGATACTACGAACAGCGCCATAGCCATGATCCAGAGGTCCATACCCGTTTTCGAGCCGGGCGAGGCATCGCCCAGGGCGCTCAACGGCGGATAGGCGGTCCAGCCACCACTGAAGGGTCCTGTTTCAACGAACAAAGAAGATAACATTACCACGCTACCGGCAAAGAAGAACCAGTAACTAAGCATGTTCATCAATGGGGATGCCATATCCCTTGCACCGATCTGCAATGGAATCAGGAAGTTTGAGAAGGTACCACTCAATCCTGCGGTCAATACGAAGAATACGAGTACAGTTCCGTGCGTAGTAACGAGCGCATAATAAGCTTCGGCACTAATACGGCCTCCTTTCGCCCATTTACCCAGGATGTCTTCCAGCCAGGGGAAAGTGGAATCGGGATAGCCTAACTGCAAACGGAAGAATACAGACATTAAACCACCTAATACCGCCCAGATCATACCTGTGATCAGGAATTGTTTCCCGATCATTTTGTGGTCCTGGCTGAATATGTACTTTGTCAAGAAAGTTTCATGGTGATGCCCATGATGCTCATCGTGATGAACATCGTGTGCGGAACCCACGTTTGCATGCAGAACTGCTTCGTTACTCATATCAAGCTCTTTATATAAGATTACTACTACTAGTCAATTGTTATTAATCGCATATTACCTTGCAGACGCTACTACCTGTGACTTCGGATCCACGTTGGCAGCAGTTGCTTTTGTGCTATCTGCGGGAATAGCTTTTGGTTGATTTTCAGGGTCGAGGTCCGGGAATGCAGCAAAGTAGTAAGGCTTTTGTTTCGCCAGCCACAGGTCGAATTCTTCCTGTGTTACCACCTGGATGATCCCTTTCATAGAATAGTGACCGTTACCACACATCTGGTCGCAGCTGATCTCGTATACGAAATCAGGGTTACCTGTGATCTTTTTCATTTCCTCTGTAGTGTACTTCGGCGTAAACCACATAGTAGTAGGCGTACCGGGCACGGCATCCATTTTCATACGGAACTGCGGTAAACCAACATCATGGATAACATCCCTGGAACCGATGATGAGTTTTACGGGACGATTTTTTACTACGTACATGGTTTGTTCCATCACGATATCGTCGTGAGTAGCGGGATCGTCTTTTAAGCGCAGCTCTGCACTATCTCTCCAGATAAGGCCGAGAGAATTAGAGGCGGGGTCAATTACCCTGAAATACTTTTTACCAAATACACCGTCTTTACCTGCATAACGGAAGATCCATCCGAACTGTTTGCCGGTAACTTCAACCTGCATTGCATTATCGGGCGCTTCGCTGGTAAAAGAGAACCAGTTACGTAAACCAAATACTACGAGGATGGTTAATGCGATGGCAGGCACTACGGTCCATACCAATTCCAGTGTATTGTTATGCGGGAAGAAAAAGACCTTTCTTTTAGGATTCTCCTGGTATTTATATACAAACCAGAACAGCAATATTTGCGTTACCACGAAAACGAAGCCTGTGAGTGCCAGGGTGATCCACAGCATTGAGTCCACTTTCTCGCCCTGAACGCTGGCAGCGGGGTGTGCGAGCAAGGTTTTGGGGAACAAGGCCTTGTTACATAAATACACACCTATTAAGCCCAGCACCAGGAAGGAGATCATTAGGAAACCATTGATCTTATTGCTTTGAAGCCGGGATTTTTCTTCACCCTTCAGCACAGACACATACTCACTGGCTTTAGCAATCTGGAAGATCACCAGGAAGACCAGCACTATCACTGCGATGGTAAAAAACATTGCCATAATACTTGTTCTAAAATTTTCTAATTCTTTAATTCAACCTTTTATTTCCGGCTAAGCTGCCACCAAGCATCCCGCCTCGATCCAGCTATATCTTATGTATGGTGGATAACACTTTCTTTCAGGAATGGGTGATACTTTGGTACCAGTGGTTTGCTCGCAAGCGCCTTGCCCACCATCAGAATCAGTATGCCGATGAATAAGGCAGCGATTCCGAAATCAAGCCAACCCAGGGTAACGTGTTCTTTCGATACACTTCCCATTACCATTTGGAAGAAGTCGATCCAGTGACCGAATATGATCAGTACCGCCATAAAGGTGATGAGCGTATAGTTACGTTTAGCACCACGTTTCATGAGAATCAGCAGCGGGCATATAAAGTTCAGGATCAGGTTCAGGAAGAACACCCATTTGTAGGGGCCCTGAACGCGATGTTTGAAATAAACGGTTTCTTCGGGAATGTTTGCATACCAGATAAGCATATACTGTGAGAACCACAGGTAAGTCCAGAATACGGAGAATGCAAACATGAATTTACCAATATCGTGCAGGTGTTCCTGGTTGGTATATTCCAGGTAACCTTTGTTTTTGAGGTAGATAACGAATAATGCCACGAGCGACATCCCTGATACAAATGAGCTTGCAAAAGTGTACCAGCTATACATGGTGCTGTACCAGTGTGCATCGATGCTCATCATCCACAACCAGGGGATAGTAGAGCCAACAGTTAATGCAAACCATACGATGAACAGAGAAGCAGAAACAGTGTTTCTCCAGATATAGCGCTGTCCTTCTTCGCCATTCATAGCTCTTTCATCGGCTTCGCTGCTGAGTTTACGCATTCTTCTGCCGAGGAGGCTCCATAAGCCAATGGTTAATACGGTCCAGATACCAAAGAAAGTAGGATTCAGGAATCCTTTTTTACCGCTGAGGATAACATCACTTTCTACAGCTTCTTTGTCGATCCAGTGGTAAATATGGTGGTTATGGTCGATAAATACGATATAGAAAAGGATCACCAGGGTGATAGTACCGAAGATGGGCACCAGTGTAGAGATCGCTTCCGGTACGCGGCGGAAGACCACCTGCCAGCCACCCATTGCGAGGGTAGTAGCGCAGATAAAGAACATGCTTGCATTACACACCAGTGTAAAAAATATGCTATTATACATGAGTGTTCCCCAGAACACAGCTTTCTCATGTTCGGCATGCGCATCGTGACCGCCAACGCCTTTTGTAACAAATCCAATAATAAGAGCCAGTAACCCGATGGCGATCAAGGCTATTGACCATGTTTTCATTTTACCGGGAACCTCAAATTGCGCTCTGATAGATGCCATTGTATATCTTTTATCTCTGGTTAAATGATAGCAGTTTTACTTACTTCTTTTCGGTACCTGTGCTGTCCTGTGCTGCGGT
This Filimonas effusa DNA region includes the following protein-coding sequences:
- the cyoE gene encoding heme o synthase; this translates as MTAEGAHSKQGWRAKLKDYSLLMKFTLSFTVVFSCVICYLLAPKVVEYDWTMIILLFVAGMLVTGSANAINQAVEKDTDAVMKRTATRPVAAGRMSATEAYTFAIIAGAAGVIMMYYYFNLSSALLSAFSLFLYAFIYTPLKKVSSIAVLVGAFPGALPCLIGWVAGNDDFGAGGWILFGIQFLWQFPHFWAIAWVAHGDYSKAGFKLLPADKGPTKFTAIQCVMYAVLMIPMGMLPYYFGISGNLSFWLVLVCNLFLVVQCLRLYAAMDAKAARRVMFSSYIYLPIVFLVLLADKIH
- a CDS encoding cytochrome C oxidase subunit IV family protein, giving the protein MDNTVSVHHEEHAGGGTKEIKRITIYLSILTIVELAIGFYMYKAELSDGFFKHFLKGVIVVLMMWKAMYIVGYFMHLKHELRNMILTIIIPLFLFIWFIIAFLADGNSYKNLREKYDPYHVEKATLAAPAHEGHGKHDTTHEQHADEKPAHHAE
- a CDS encoding cytochrome c oxidase subunit 3, translated to MATTTVSTGTKWWGGGRSPFNVEYGKVMMWYFLMSDAFTFGAFLIAYGTTRFATIGWPDPNHVFNSFPGLGAGFPLLFVSLMTFILIISSVTMVLAVHAGHNMDKKGVVKNLIWTIIGGLAFLSCQAWEWTHLFHEGAWWGRNPFPNADGTVATTNFTNFFFTITGFHGFHVLSGVVINIIMLIMTLNDKFEKRGHYLMIEKAGLYWHFVDLVWVFVFTCFYLI
- a CDS encoding cytochrome c oxidase subunit 3 — its product is MDAINMSTVGTGKNRIHPHKFTLWVAMGSIIMMFAGLTSAYVVKSAQANWLVFKLPPVFWYSTIVILVSSATMHLSVTAFKARDLKRYKLMITMTLLLGLLFSALQFVGFDALHKSGIQLFGIGSNASASFLGIITGLHVLHVLGGVVALLVVFIRAFSVKNRQYSSVPVEIVSTYWHFVDLLWIYLFIFFSWVA
- a CDS encoding cytochrome c oxidase subunit I produces the protein MSNEAVLHANVGSAHDVHHDEHHGHHHETFLTKYIFSQDHKMIGKQFLITGMIWAVLGGLMSVFFRLQLGYPDSTFPWLEDILGKWAKGGRISAEAYYALVTTHGTVLVFFVLTAGLSGTFSNFLIPLQIGARDMASPLMNMLSYWFFFAGSVVMLSSLFVETGPFSGGWTAYPPLSALGDASPGSKTGMDLWIMAMALFVVSQLLAGLNYIATILNMRTKGMSMIRLPLTIWALFFTAVLGVLSFPVLFSGFILLIFDRNFGTSFYLSDIFINGVGALPNEGGSAILYQHLFWFLGHPEVYIILLPAMGIASEVMSTNARKPIFGYMAMIGSMFAIAVLAFLVWAHHMFVTGLNPFLGSIFVLLTLLIAVPSAIKVFNWLTTLWRGNIRFTPAMMFAIGFVSLFISGGLTGIWLGNSALDIHLHDTYFVIAHFHIVMGVASMFGMFAGVYHWFPKMYGRFMNNTLSYVHFWITLVGAYLIFWPMHYEGLAGMPRRYYDYGVWESFKQFVELNRFISTVVIIVFAAQFFFLFNFFYSIFKGRKVTTLNPWSSNTLEWTTPIRPGHGNWPGEIPEVHRWAYDYGKDGVDHIAQTEPVGDNETSH
- a CDS encoding cytochrome c oxidase subunit II, producing MAMFFTIAVIVLVFLVIFQIAKASEYVSVLKGEEKSRLQSNKINGFLMISFLVLGLIGVYLCNKALFPKTLLAHPAASVQGEKVDSMLWITLALTGFVFVVTQILLFWFVYKYQENPKRKVFFFPHNNTLELVWTVVPAIALTILVVFGLRNWFSFTSEAPDNAMQVEVTGKQFGWIFRYAGKDGVFGKKYFRVIDPASNSLGLIWRDSAELRLKDDPATHDDIVMEQTMYVVKNRPVKLIIGSRDVIHDVGLPQFRMKMDAVPGTPTTMWFTPKYTTEEMKKITGNPDFVYEISCDQMCGNGHYSMKGIIQVVTQEEFDLWLAKQKPYYFAAFPDLDPENQPKAIPADSTKATAANVDPKSQVVASAR
- a CDS encoding quinol:cytochrome C oxidoreductase, with product MASIRAQFEVPGKMKTWSIALIAIGLLALIIGFVTKGVGGHDAHAEHEKAVFWGTLMYNSIFFTLVCNASMFFICATTLAMGGWQVVFRRVPEAISTLVPIFGTITLVILFYIVFIDHNHHIYHWIDKEAVESDVILSGKKGFLNPTFFGIWTVLTIGLWSLLGRRMRKLSSEADERAMNGEEGQRYIWRNTVSASLFIVWFALTVGSTIPWLWMMSIDAHWYSTMYSWYTFASSFVSGMSLVALFVIYLKNKGYLEYTNQEHLHDIGKFMFAFSVFWTYLWFSQYMLIWYANIPEETVYFKHRVQGPYKWVFFLNLILNFICPLLILMKRGAKRNYTLITFMAVLIIFGHWIDFFQMVMGSVSKEHVTLGWLDFGIAALFIGILILMVGKALASKPLVPKYHPFLKESVIHHT